One part of the Dyadobacter sp. 676 genome encodes these proteins:
- a CDS encoding DMT family transporter, with translation MSNPRVNLIIGIISISIFPVLVKWAPVSGVTSAFYRMLFGLLFLLPYLVVTGRFTLPKGALWFPIVLCGIIFATDIAVWNLSIHYSNATQATLLTNLSPVWVGVGSFLFLPDKPGPRFWTGTLVALIGMVILIGVETFTAMKIDLGFALAVLSGILYASYMLISKTVLNKIDIVSFMTVSMAVSSAYLFVVCLVFDQPVWYFKPVIWGVFVVQGLICQLIGWLTISTAVKQMDAKSVSLSLLSQAVVTGLFAWFFIGEKITMQMIAGGAIILTGIAITYTGRRKSAVRKA, from the coding sequence ATGTCAAATCCTCGCGTTAACCTGATTATCGGGATTATCAGTATCAGCATTTTTCCCGTGCTCGTGAAATGGGCGCCGGTGTCGGGCGTTACTTCCGCATTTTACCGGATGCTGTTCGGATTGCTGTTTTTACTGCCCTACCTGGTCGTTACCGGAAGGTTCACTCTGCCAAAAGGAGCGCTGTGGTTTCCGATTGTACTTTGCGGGATCATTTTCGCTACCGATATTGCGGTTTGGAACCTGTCGATACACTACTCGAACGCCACGCAGGCGACACTGCTCACCAACCTCTCGCCCGTGTGGGTAGGGGTCGGCTCGTTTCTCTTCCTGCCCGACAAACCCGGGCCGCGCTTCTGGACAGGCACGCTGGTCGCATTGATCGGAATGGTAATTTTAATTGGTGTCGAGACATTCACAGCCATGAAAATCGACCTCGGTTTTGCGTTGGCGGTGCTTTCGGGCATCCTTTACGCTTCCTACATGCTCATCAGCAAAACGGTTCTGAACAAAATCGACATTGTAAGTTTCATGACGGTCAGCATGGCCGTTTCGAGCGCTTACCTCTTCGTCGTATGCCTGGTTTTCGACCAGCCCGTGTGGTATTTCAAACCGGTAATCTGGGGCGTTTTTGTGGTACAGGGACTGATTTGTCAGCTTATCGGCTGGTTGACGATCAGCACGGCGGTAAAACAAATGGATGCCAAAAGCGTTTCGCTCAGCCTGCTGAGCCAGGCCGTTGTGACAGGACTTTTTGCGTGGTTTTTTATCGGAGAAAAAATAACCATGCAAATGATCGCCGGCGGTGCCATTATCCTTACCGGCATTGCGATTACTTACACCGGTCGCCGGAAATCCGCCGTCCGCAAGGCCTAG